The sequence TGGAAGCCGGGTTCCAGTACAAGAATGGCGCCGCCTTTGTACGCGGCGAGCGCTACACCGATTTCGATTTCCGCGACAAGCATTCTGCCGGCTGGGGCACCACCTATCAGGTCCAGCGCGCCAGTTTTGACCACGTGCTGGCCAAGGAGGCCGAGCGCCAGGGCGCGGAAGTGCGCTACCAGCACACTGTCACGGCATTCGATCAGGAAGGCAGCAAGCCGCGCGTCACCGTGCGCCATGCCGACGGCAGCGAATACATCGTGGAAGCCGGTTTTGTGCTGGACGCCAGCGGTTTCGGCCGGGTCTTGCCGAAGCTGCTGCAGCTGGAAACGCCGTCCAATTTTCCTGTGCGCGGCGCGATTTTCACGCACATTGAGGATGGCGTTGCCGCAGGCGGCTTCGACCGCAACAAGATCCGCATCACGGTCCACCCGGAACATTGCGATGTCTGGTACTGGCTGATCCCGTTTGCCGGCGGCCGCTGTTCCATCGGCGTGGTGGCGGAGACCAAGTTCCTGGAGCAGTTCAAGGGTAGCGAAACCGAACGCCTGCAGGAACTGGTGATGCAGGATCCAGCCTCGCGTGCGCTGCTGAAAGACGCGCGCTGGGATACGCCGGCGCGCCAGATTGTCGGCTATTCGGCCAACGTCAAGTCCCTGTGGGGCAAGGGCTACGCCTTGCTGGGCAACGCCGGCGAATTCCTCGACCCGGTGTTCTCTTCCGGCGTGACAATTGCCGTCAAGTCGGCCAGCCTGGCTGCCGCCGTCTTGCAGCGCCAGTTTGCCGGCGAGAGTGTCGACTGGGAGAACGAATATGCCGTACCTCTCAAAAAAGGGGTGGACGCTTTTCGCACCTTTGTCGAATCCTGGTATTCCGGCGGCTTCCAGAAAGTGATCTTTTATGAACGGCAGCAGCCGGAAGTGCGCCGCATGATCGCAGCGATCCTGGCCGGCTATGCCTGGGACGAGAGCAATCCCTATGTCAAGGAAAGCAAGCGCCGCCTCAACACACTGGAGGAAATATGCAGCTAGGCCGGATGCAGCTGGCTGGCTGGCGTGGTCTCGGCTTGCCGCTGAGCGCGCTGCTGCTGGCTGCCTGCACCACGCAGCCAGTTAGCCAGGCGCCGGCCCGGCTTGGATTGAAGCTGGCGCCGGCGACGCTGGGCGCCAATATCAGCCTGCAGCAGCATTTGACCGTGGAGCGCAACGGCCGCACCGACCAGCTGGACGCGGCGCTGGAGATCGATGCGCAGCAGTTCAATATGGTGGGACTGGCGTTCGGCCAGCGTGTCCTGACCTTGCACTATGATGGCCAGACCTTGCAGTCCTGGCGCCATCCCATGTTGCCGTCGCAGGTGCGGGCCGAGGACGTGCTGGAAGATAGCCAGCTGACCTTGTGGCCGCTGGCGGCGATCCGCGCGGCGCTGCCGGCTGGCTGGGACATCCAGCAGCAAGGCCAGACGCGTACCTTGTCGCTACAGGGCGAGCCGGTGATGGTGATCAACTACAGTGCGGACAGCAAGAGCGCGCCCTGGAGCGGCAAGATGGAATTGAACAATCTGCGCTACCACTATCGCCTGACGATCGAGTCGGTCAGCGATGCTGCCGACGATGCGCCCGTCGGTCCTATGATCAACGCAACCCCTTCGGCGCCTTAATTAGAAAAACAGCATGGTCTATCTCAATCAGCTCGGCATGATCTGTGCGCTCGGCGACAACCACGCCGAGATCAGCCGTCGCCTGTTCGCCGGCGACAGCGGTGTCGCCATGACGCGCCGTCATTCGCCCGAGCGGGAACTGGCGCTGGGTTGCGTCGACGCGACTTTGTCAGATGCGCTGCCGGATATCGAGGTGCTGCCTTTGCCGCATCGCAGCCGCAACAACCAGCTGGCGCTGGCCGCGCTGGCGCAGATCAGGCCGCAGGTCGATGCCGCCATACAGCGCTTTGGCGCCAGCCGGGTGGCGATCGTGCTCGGCACCAGCACTTCCGGCATCGCTCAGACCGAGGCGGCGTTTCGCTATCGCCGGGAAAACGGCGGCTTTCCGGCCGGGTTCAGCTATGCGCAGCAGGAAATGGCGTCGCCGGCCACCATGCTGGCCGCCGAACTGGGCACCAGCGGCCCGGCCTATGTGCATTCCAGCGCCTGCGCCTCAAGCAGCAAGGCGATGGCGAGCGCGGCGCGCCTGCTCAATATGGGCGTTTGCGACGCCGTGCTGAGCGGCGGCGTCGATTCGCTGTGCGCGTTTACGGTAGCCGGCTTTGCCGCACTGGAATCGGTCAGCGTGGCGCGTTGCAATCCCTTTAGCGCCAATCGCAACGGCATCAATATCGGCGAGGGCGCCACACTGTTCCTGATGACCAGGGACGAGGCGACAGTCAGCTTACGCGGCTGGGGCGAATCCTCCGACGGCTATCATATTTCCGCGCCGGACCCGTCCGGCAACGGCGCCCGCAGCGCCATCGAGCAGGCGCTGGCGCGCGCCGGCCTGGCCCCGGCGCAATGCGACTACATCAACTTGCATGGTACGGCGACGGTGCAGAATGACGCCATGGAAGGGCGTGTGATCGCAGCCCTGTTCGGCGACCAGGTCGCGCTCAGTTCAACCAAGCCGTTCACCGGCCATGCCTTGGGCGCGGCCGGTGCGGTCGAGGCGGGCTTGTGCTGGCTGGCGATGCAGGACAACAATCCGCAAGGTTGCCTGCCGCCGCACTTGTGGGACGGCGTGGCCGATGCCCAGCTGCCGTCGCTCAATCTGCTGCCCCCTGGCGCCCGGCTGGGGCACCCCCTGCGCTGGGCTCTGAGTAACTCGTTTGCCTTTGGCGGCGCCAACGCCAGCCTGCTGCTGGGGCGTGCATGATGGACGATTCGACTGTGTTTGAAAACCTGGACATCCGCAGCCTGCTGCCGCATTCCGGCCGCATGGTGTTGCTGGACCGCCTGCTGCACGCAGGCGCCGAAGAACTGCAGGCAGAGGTGACGATCCGCGCCGACAGCTTGTTTTGCCAGCCGCATGGCGTACCGGCCTGGGTCGGCGTCGAGTATATGGCGCAGGCGATTGCAGCCTATGCCGGCTATTCGGCAAAACAGCGGGGCGAGAGTGTCAAGATCGGTTTCCTGCTCGGCACGCGCCGCTACGAAGCCGCCTGCGCCGAATTTGCCATCGGTAGCGTGCTGCAGGTACAGGTACAGAAATTGCTGCAGGCGGATAACGGTATCGGTTCCTTCGAATGCCATATCCGCGCCAGTACGAATATGCTGCAACTGGCCAGTGCCACCATTACCGTATTCCAGCCGGCTGATGCGGCTGTTTTTCTAGAAGGAAGTACTGAATGACGTCGGAATTGAATACTGCCGCAGGTCCGGCTGCGACCCCGCTTGCGGGGTTGAATAAAACCGTGCTGGTGACCGGCTCCAGCCGCGGCATCGGCAAGGCCATCGCCTTGCGGCTGGCGCGCGACGGCTACGATATCGTCTTGCACTGCCATCAGCAACGCGCAGCCGCTGATGCGGTGGCGCAGACGGTGCGCGAACTGGGCGCGCAGGCGCGCGTATTGCAGTTTGATATAGGGGACCGTCAGCTTACTGCCGATATTCTATTGGTCGACGTCGAGCAGCACGGCTGCTATTACGGCGTGGTGTGCAATGCCGGCGTCGCGCGAGATAACGCTTTTCCGGCGATGCCGGGCGAGGATTGGGACTTGGTCCTGAAGACCAATCTGGACGGTTTCTACAATGTCCTCAATCCGCTGGTGATGCCCTTGGTGCAGCGCCGCGCGGCTGGCCGCATCGTTACGCTGGCCTCGGTCTCCGGACTGATAGGCAACCGCGGCCAGGTCAACTACAGCGCCGCCAAGGCCGGCATCATCGGCGCCACCAAGGCGCTGGCGATCGAGCTGGCCAAGCGCAACATCACGGTCAATTGCGTCGCGCCGGGGCTGATAGAAACTGACATGATCGATGGCGTGCCGCTGGACGAGGCACTCAAGATGATTCCCGCGCGCCGTGTCGGCAAGCCGGAGGAGGTGGCGGCAGCCGTGGCTTTCCTGCTGCATCCGGATGCGGCCTATATCACGCGCCAGGTCATCTCGGTGAATGGAGGCATGGCATGACGGCCGCAGCAAGGCATGACGCAAGCGCGCGCCGTGTGGTGGTGACAGGCATGGCCGGCATCAGCCCGATCGGCAACGACTGGGATGCGATCCGCAGCCATCTCGGCAGCTATCGCAATGCCGTCGTTCGTATGCATGAATGGGCCGACTACGATGGCTTGAACACGCAGCTGGGGGCGCCGGCCGCCGAATTTGCATTGTCGGAACGTTATAACCGCAAGACCACCCGCAGCATGGGCCGGGTGGCGCTGATGGCGACGCGCGCCAGCGAACTGGCCTTGATCGATGCCGGCTTGATCGACGATCCCTTGCTGAAAAGCGGCGTCTGCGGTGTCGCCTACGGTTCGTCCGCCGGCACGCCGGCGGCGATCGGCGATTTTGGCCGCATGATGGAAGAACGCAGCACCCGCGGCATCAACGCCACTACTTATATCAAGATGATGGCGCATACCGCCCCGGTCAATATCGGCGTGTTTTTTGGCATCACCGGCCGCGTCATCACCACCTCCAGCGCCTGCACCTCCGGCAGCCAGGGCATAGGCTATGCCTACGAAGCGATCCGCAGCGGCCGCCAGCAGGTGATGGTGGCTGGTGGCGCCGAAGAACTGTGCGCCACCGAAGCCGCGGTGTTCGACACCTTGTTTGCCACCAGCATCCGCAACGATACGCCGGCCATGACACCGAGTCCGTTCGACCGCAGCCGCGACGGCCTGGTGATCGGCGAGGGCGCCGGTACGCTCATCCTGGAAGACTACGACCATGCGCGCGCCAGAGGCGCCAGAATGTATGCGGAAATCGTCGGCTTCGGCACCAACAGCGACGGCTGCCATGTCACCCATCCCAATGCCGACACCATGCAGGTGGCGATGACGCTGGCGCTGGCGGATGCCGGCCTGCCGCCGTCGGCCATCGGCTATATCAACGCCCACGGCACCGGCACCGAGCAGGGCGACATTGCCGAATCGCACGCCACTGCGGCTGTGTTCGGCGGCAACACCGCCATCAGCTCACTGAAGAGCTATACCGGCCATACGCTCGGCGCTTGCGGCGCGCTGGAAGCCTGGGTCAGCATCGAGATGATGCGCAGCGGCTGGTTCGCGCCGACCATCAACCTGCAGCAGCTCGATCCGCTGTGCGCCGAGCTGGACTATATCGTCGGCGAGGGGCGCGAGCTGCAATGCGAATATGTGATGTCGAACAATTTTGCGTTTGGCGGCATCAATACTTCGCTGATTTTCAAACGCCTGGACTGAGCCCGCCCGTGCCGTCCGCTGTCATCTGGCTACTCGATGCGAATGCGCTGAGCGAAAATGACTGCGATGGTTTGCCGGCTTATCTGAGCGAGCCTGAACTGTTGCGCTACCGGCGCTTCCTGCGGCCGCTGCGCCAGCGTGAATTTCTGCTGGGACGGATGGTGCTGCGCTTTGCAATCGCCCAGCTGACAGGCATCGCTTTCGAGGCGATCGAGATGATCGAACGCCAAGGCAGGGCGCCGCGGCTGCAATTGCCGCCTGCATGCTCTCTAACCCCGCACTTCAGCGTGTCGCACAGCCGGGGCTGGGTCGCCTGCGCGGCCAGTGTCGATACACCGCTGGGCGTCGATATCGAAGCCCAGGATGGCGGACGCGACGTCGAGGCGCTGGCCCGCAGCGCTTTTTCCGCGGCAGAGAGCGACTGGTTATCCGGCCTTCCCGCTGATCAAAAAACAGAGGCGTTTTATGCGCTGTGGAGCAGCAAGGAAGCGCTATATAAACTGATGTCGAATCAAGATGAAGAGGCCGTGTTGCCGGAATTGGTGGCTACCGGCTTGCGCTTGCAGTCAGGGCCGGGCTGGCATGCGCGCAACTGGTCGCAGCAAGGTTTTTCCTTGTCATTTTGCAGCCGTGATCCGTTGGCTGCGGTCGAGCAGCATCGCCTTTACGGCGCCGCGTCCGATGGCTGGCGCCAGCAATTGGGCGTTTAAAGATCCACCATTCGCTTGGAACGTTTATTTCTGTCCGTTGTATTGCTGACAGCAGGGAAGGGCTGAATCCAGGTGTGTGGAGCCGGCAAGCAGGTGACCCACTGTGCTCGGCAAAAAAAGAGTCTCGATCCTGAGTCTCGCCGACGTATCAAGCCGCCTTAGAGCTTCTTCAGCCGCTTTGCATTCGCCGTAGCCCGTGCATGAAGCGGCTGCAAGCCCGTCTGCGCAATATCCGCCAGCGAGGTATTGAACTGCGACACTGCCTCAGCCGAGCTGAGCATGGTGTCATGCGCCAGCTTGTTTTGCCGGTGTCCCGACTGGTGCAAATTGCTGCTGCTGGCGACCGACATCAGATTGACGGCGCCGTTCAGCATTTGCTGGATGGCCAGCCGTGCGGCGTCCTGATGCATGCTCATCATGCGGATCGCCATGGCGTGTGCGGATTCGGCAATGGCTTCGATTTTTTCCTGGCTCATCAGGTTGAATTCGTTGCGGTCGCGCTGGCTGGGCGCAGGGCCGGCCATGGCCATGCGTGCGGTGCGGTGGCCGATTACCTGCGCCGATGCGCTCATCATTTCTCCGGTTTGCAACATCAGGTCGGTCCATGCATTGATGGAAGCTGCGGGGCTGCTGAAACTGTCGGGAGTGATGGCGATGGGATTGCGGACGCGGTACGATTTCATGGTGACTCCTTGGTGGTCTGACGACGGCAAGCGGCGGTGTGCTCATCCGAGTAGTCTTGATAGCGCTAACAATACCTGCTTTTATTCCCGGATTGGGGCTTTTTTGTGGCGCTGCAACATAATTTTGCAATTGAGCTGTTTTCGTGCTGTAAAAGCAACTAAACAATGACTGAAAGTGTCTCATAGAGGTAGTTCGTTAAATTTCCCAAATCTTCATAAATCAGTAACATTGCTTCAGGTAAAATCCGAGTATGAAAATTTTGATCAGTAACGACGATGGTTACTTGGCGCCGGGTATTATTGCCTTGGCCAATGCATTGGCGCCGATTGCGGAAATCGTCGTGGTAGCCCCGGACAGCAATCGTTCCGGCTCCTCCAATTCCCTGACCCTGGACCGTCCTTTGTCTGTCCAGCGCGCCGAAAACGGTTTCTATTTCATTAACGGCACACCGTCCGACTGCGTGCACGTGGCATTGACCGGGTTGTTGAATTTTCGTCCCGACCTGATCGTGTCCGGCATCAACCAGGGCCAGAACATGGGTGACGATACCCTATATTCCGGCACCGTGGCGGCCGCCACCGAGGGGTTCCTGTTCGGTATTCCGGCAATCGCTTTTTCGCAGTTGCACAAAGGCTGGGACGAACTGGACGCGGCGGCCATGGTGGCGCGCGAAATTGTCGAGCGTCGTTTCGATAACCTGCCGCAGCCTTATTTGCTGAATGTCAATATTCCCAACTTGCCTTACGACCAGCTCAAGCCCGCCTTGGCGACACGGCTCGGCAAGCGGCATGAGTCGGAATCGGTGATCAAGGCGCAGGACCCGCATGGCCGCGACATTTATTGGATCGGACCACCTGGCGGCGCGCGCGATGCCGGCGAAGGCACCGATTTCCATGCCACCGCCAACGGCCATGTTTCGATCACGCCGCTGCAGATCGATCTGACGCATGCGACCCAGCTGGCCGCGCTGAGGAAAGACTTGTCATGACCGACAAGGCGAAGCGTTTTCCGTTGCAGCTGTCATCGGTAGTCGACAAGAAGCCTGCCACCGACCGCAGTAACCGCAGCGTGGCGACGCCGCAGACTGCGACCAAGAACGCCGCCTGGGAAAATTCGCGCAACACGCCGCGCAGCGGCGCCGCACCTTCAGCGCCGCCGCCAAAACCGGCGTCTGCCGCCAACAAGCCGATGGTGCGTCCGAGCGAGACCGCCAGCCATGTTGATCGCTCCAGTTCGATGGTGTCCGACGGCGTGCGCAAAGCCATGGTGGCGCGCGTCGCCAAGCAGGGGGTGACTGACCCCAGGGTGCTGGCCGCGATGGAAAGCGTGCCGCGCCACATGTTCATGGAACCCGGCCTGTCGAGCCAGGCATATATCGATGCCTCCTTGCCGATTGGCCATCACCAAACTATTTCGCAGCCGTATATCGTGGCGCGCATGATTGAGATCATGCGCGACAACCAGCACGGCGGCGTTCTCAACCGGGTGCTGGAAATCGGCACCGGCTGCGGCTACCAGGCGGCGGTGCTGTCGCTGGTGGCGAAGGAAGTGTATTCGATCGAACGCATCAAGCCCTTGCATGAACTGGCGCGCAGCAACTTGCGTCCGCTGCGGATCGCCAACATCCGTTTGCATTACGGAGATGGTATGCTTGGGCTGCCGCAGGTGGCGCCTTTCGACGGTATCATCCTGGCGGCGGCGGGGCTTGAAGTGCCGCAGGCATTATTGGATCAGATGACGATCGGCGGCCGTCTGGTGGCGCCGGTTGGTTCCCGTCACCAGGTTTTGCAGCTGATCCAGCGTACCGGTAAATTCGATTGGACCAGCACCACCATGGAAGACTGTCATTTTGTGCCTTTGCGTGCCGGCACGGTGTGAGGATGGCTCGCAGCGCCGCCGGCGAAACATATTGACGAATAAATTGACGAACAATCAGCGACTCAGTCGCACATACTAATATCAATGTAATGAGAATGAAGAAAACTCGCTTTATAGCTTTGGGTGTAATGATTGCCACGCTGGCAGCGTGTACCACTCCGCGTACTCCCGCTCCGGTAGTCGAGCGCCGCAGCGGCGGCAATGTGGCCTCCACCGGGACCGCCGCCACCGAGGCGCCGCGCGCAGCTGACGGACATGGTTCTTACACGGTCAAGCAAGGCGATACCTTGTACCGGATCGCACTGGAATTCGGTCAAAGCTATCGTGACATCGTGGCTTGGAACAAGCTGGAAAACGCCAACGACATCAAGGTCGGGCAGGTGCTCCGCGTGCAACCGCCTGACGCCAGCTCTGGCGCGGCTGGCGGCGCTCAGATGGCCAGCGTGGGGTCCGGTTCCGGCGTTGAGGTAAGGTCCTTGGGTTCGGCGCCATCCTCGGCATCGCCGACATCGGCAGCCGGCGGCGGCAGCGCCGCCAACAAGAGCGGACCGCGCGGCGACAAGCGCCCTTATTCCGACGCGGCACTGGCGGAATTGCAGAAACCGGATGCGCCATCCTCCAGCGACGCCCCGAAAGCTGTTGCACCGGCAGTTGCGGCATCGACCGCGGCAGCCGCGGCAGCCAGCACGCCAGCCGCCTCGGCGCCGGCGGCCTCTGGCGATGAAGATAAAGTGGACTGGATGTGGCCGGCCGAAGGCAAGCAGGTTGGCGCTTTCGACCAGGGTAAGAAAGGCATCGATATTGCCGGTAAATCAGGGCAATCGGTAGTGGCGGCGGCCGGCGGTAAAGTGATGTATGCGGGTAGTGGTATCCGCGGCTACGGTAATTTGGTTATCATCAAACATACTAGTAGCTTGTTGTCCGCATACGCGCATAATAAGACCATTCTGGTGAAGGAAGGCCAGACCGTAAGCAAGGGCCAGAAAATTGCCGAGATGGGAAATTCGGACAGCGACGTGGTCAAGTTGCATTTCGAAATTCGTCAGCAAGGCAAACCTGTGGATCCATCGAAATTCCTACCGAACCGCTAAATGAGCGCTAAATGAGCAAACGGCCGACTGATCATCAAGACGAAGAGCATGAGGTCTCATCGGAGCAGTTGGCCGATGATGGGCGCGATGACGACGAGATTGATGCTGTCGCCGAGCGGGATATCGACGATGAAGTAGTGGTGGACGGCGTAGTGGTGGTGGTCGATGGCGTCGAGGAGCTGAAGAAGGTCCTGGCGGCGGAACTGTCGACCGACACCACCCAGCACTACCTGAACCAGATCGGCACCAGGCCGTTGCTGACGGTGACTGAAGAAGTGCATTTCGCCACCTTGGCCAAGCAGGGCAATTTCGACGCCCGGCAGAAAATGATCGAACACAATTTGCGGCTGGTGGTATCGATCGCCAAACACTATATCAACCGCGGCGTCGCGCTGCTCGACCTGATCGAGGAAGGCAATCTCGGCCTGATGCGGGCGATCGACAAGTTCGAGCCGGAACGCGGCTTCCGTTTCTCTACCTATGCCACCTGGTGGATACGGCAAAGCATCGAGCGCGCCATCATGAACCAGGCGCGCACGGTGCGTCTGCCGGTGCATATGGTGCGCGAACTGAACCAGATCCTGCGCGCCAAGTATCACCTGGAAGCCCAGCATCACGACGGCAAGGACGCCAGCGCCGAAGACATTGCCCATCTGGTGGACCGCCCGGTGGAAGACGTGCAAGATGTGCTGGCGCTGTCCGAACACGCGGCTTCGCTCGATGCGCCGCTGGACCAGGATCCGCTGGCCAGCCTGATGGACTTGCTGCCCAGTGCCACTGAAGAAAATCCCGACTCCCGCGCCGAACAGCAGGAAACATCGATCCTGGTGCGGGTCTGGTTGGAAAAGCTGACCGATAAGCAGCGCAATGTGATCATGCGTCGCTTCGGCCTGGATAACGACGATCCGTCCACCCTGGAAGAGCTGGCCGCCGAAATCGGCGTCACGCGCGAGCGGGTGCGGCAGATCCAGCAAGAGGCCTTGCTCAAGCTGAAACGCTTGCTGGGCGCCAAGGGGGTTGGCAAGGATTCATTCCTTTAGGCCACCGCATCTGCGGGCATTGCGCTAAGCTGCCCTCAGCGGCCTTGCATGGCGCTATAATCTCGGGCTGATTTCATTCCATTTTCCAGGTTGCCGCATGCGGCGGCCTGCAACTGCTTCCTATGCAACAAGACATTATCGATATCAAATCCCTCGACATGGATGCGCGCGGGATCGGCCATTTGCAAAATGAAGACGGCAGCCAGGGCAAGGTGATCTTTGTCGAAGGCGCCTTGCCGGGCGAGCGCGTCAGTTTCCTGTCGTATCGCAAGAAGGCCAAATGGGAAGCGGCCAGCATGACCGCTTTGCATAAAGAGTCGGTGCTGCGGGTCAAGCCGCATTGCGCCGTGTTCGGCATTTGCGGCGGCTGTGCCATGCAGCACTTGGAGCCATCGGCGCAAGTGGCGATTAAGCAGCGCGTGCTGGAAGATAATTTGTGGCATATCGGCAAGGTCAAGGCAGAATCCATGCTGCGCCCGATCTACGGGCCGACCTGGGGCTACCGCTATCGTGCCCGTATTTCGGTGCGCAATGTGCCTAAAAAGGGCGGGGTGCTGGTCGGCTTCCATGAGCGGAAATCTTCCTTCATCACCGACATGAAAGAATGCGAGATCCTGCCGGCGAACGTCTCGGCGATGCTGGTGCCGTTGCGCCATCTGATCGCTTCGCTAAGCCTGATCGACCATATTCCGCAGATCGAACTGGCGGTCGGCGAGGGCCCGCAAGGCAAGGTGACGGCGCTGGTGTTGCGCATCATGGCGGCCTTGAGCGCCGATGACGAAGTCAAGCTGAAGGCGTTTGCGGATGAATACCAGGTCAACTGGTGGTTGCAGACTGCAGGGCCGGACAGCGCCTATCCCTTCTATCCGGCGGACGGCGAGCTGTACTACACCTTGCCGGAATTCGGCGTGCGGATGCCGTTCAAGCCGACCGATTTCACGCAAGTGAACCATCAGATCAACCGGGTGCTGGTGGCGCGCGCCTTGCGCTTGCTGGATATGCAGCCGCAAGACCGCGTAGCCGACCTGTTCTGCGGCCTGGGAAATTTCACCTTGCCGCTGGCTACGCAGGTACGCGAAGTGGTCGGCATCGAAGGCAGCCAGGCCTTGATCAACCGTGCCGGCGAAAATGCCGCAGTCAATCAACTGGCCGACAAGACCACGCTCTACTGCCGTAACCTGTTCGAGGCGACTGCCGAGGATTTCATTGCTTTGGGTAAATTCGAGCGCATGCTGATCGATCCGCCGCGCGATGGCGCAGCCGCTGTTTGCGAAGCGATTGTCGGGCTGGCGGCGATTGACAAGAGCTTCATGCCGCAGCGGATCGTCTACGTCTCGTGCAATCCCTCAACCCTGGCGCGCGACGCCGGCTTGCTGACCGCGGGCGGCTATCGCCTGAGCCAGGCCGGGGTGGTGAACATGTTCCCGCATACTGCGCACGTGGAGTCGATTGCAGTATTTGACCTGGCGTAATGCTTTGATGTGATCTTGTTTCACAGTCCATGAAAAAAACCGGCCCTGGAGCCGGTTTTTTGATTTCTTGCCTGAGGTTTTTCTTAATTCCGGTTGCCGCCGAAGATGCCCAGCAGGGACAGCAGGTTGACAAAGATGTTGTAGACATCCAGGTACAAGCTCAATGTTGCTGAAATGTAATTTGTTTCGCCGCCATTGATGATGCGCTGCACGTCATACAGGATGTAGGCCGAGAAAATCGTGATCGCGATCACCGATACCGCCAGGTAGAGCGCGGGAATCTGCAGGAAGACATTGGCCAGCGAGGCCAGCAGCAGCACCACGACGCCAGCGAACAGCCATTTGCCCATGTTCGAGAAATCGCGCTTGCTGACCGTGGCAATACTTGCCATGACGACAAATACGCTGGCGGTACCGCCGAAGGCCATCATGATCAGGCTGGCGCCGTTGGAGAAGCCGACCAGCGTATGGCCGATCAGGCGTGACAGCATCAGGCCCATGAAGAAGGTGAAGCCTAGCAGCAACAATACGCCCCAGCCGCTGTTCTTGGTCTTTTCAATTGCATAGAAGAAACCAAATGC comes from Collimonas pratensis and encodes:
- a CDS encoding protein-L-isoaspartate(D-aspartate) O-methyltransferase, whose amino-acid sequence is MTDKAKRFPLQLSSVVDKKPATDRSNRSVATPQTATKNAAWENSRNTPRSGAAPSAPPPKPASAANKPMVRPSETASHVDRSSSMVSDGVRKAMVARVAKQGVTDPRVLAAMESVPRHMFMEPGLSSQAYIDASLPIGHHQTISQPYIVARMIEIMRDNQHGGVLNRVLEIGTGCGYQAAVLSLVAKEVYSIERIKPLHELARSNLRPLRIANIRLHYGDGMLGLPQVAPFDGIILAAAGLEVPQALLDQMTIGGRLVAPVGSRHQVLQLIQRTGKFDWTSTTMEDCHFVPLRAGTV
- a CDS encoding peptidoglycan DD-metalloendopeptidase family protein encodes the protein MKKTRFIALGVMIATLAACTTPRTPAPVVERRSGGNVASTGTAATEAPRAADGHGSYTVKQGDTLYRIALEFGQSYRDIVAWNKLENANDIKVGQVLRVQPPDASSGAAGGAQMASVGSGSGVEVRSLGSAPSSASPTSAAGGGSAANKSGPRGDKRPYSDAALAELQKPDAPSSSDAPKAVAPAVAASTAAAAAASTPAASAPAASGDEDKVDWMWPAEGKQVGAFDQGKKGIDIAGKSGQSVVAAAGGKVMYAGSGIRGYGNLVIIKHTSSLLSAYAHNKTILVKEGQTVSKGQKIAEMGNSDSDVVKLHFEIRQQGKPVDPSKFLPNR
- the rpoS gene encoding RNA polymerase sigma factor RpoS, producing the protein MSKRPTDHQDEEHEVSSEQLADDGRDDDEIDAVAERDIDDEVVVDGVVVVVDGVEELKKVLAAELSTDTTQHYLNQIGTRPLLTVTEEVHFATLAKQGNFDARQKMIEHNLRLVVSIAKHYINRGVALLDLIEEGNLGLMRAIDKFEPERGFRFSTYATWWIRQSIERAIMNQARTVRLPVHMVRELNQILRAKYHLEAQHHDGKDASAEDIAHLVDRPVEDVQDVLALSEHAASLDAPLDQDPLASLMDLLPSATEENPDSRAEQQETSILVRVWLEKLTDKQRNVIMRRFGLDNDDPSTLEELAAEIGVTRERVRQIQQEALLKLKRLLGAKGVGKDSFL
- the rlmD gene encoding 23S rRNA (uracil(1939)-C(5))-methyltransferase RlmD, with product MQQDIIDIKSLDMDARGIGHLQNEDGSQGKVIFVEGALPGERVSFLSYRKKAKWEAASMTALHKESVLRVKPHCAVFGICGGCAMQHLEPSAQVAIKQRVLEDNLWHIGKVKAESMLRPIYGPTWGYRYRARISVRNVPKKGGVLVGFHERKSSFITDMKECEILPANVSAMLVPLRHLIASLSLIDHIPQIELAVGEGPQGKVTALVLRIMAALSADDEVKLKAFADEYQVNWWLQTAGPDSAYPFYPADGELYYTLPEFGVRMPFKPTDFTQVNHQINRVLVARALRLLDMQPQDRVADLFCGLGNFTLPLATQVREVVGIEGSQALINRAGENAAVNQLADKTTLYCRNLFEATAEDFIALGKFERMLIDPPRDGAAAVCEAIVGLAAIDKSFMPQRIVYVSCNPSTLARDAGLLTAGGYRLSQAGVVNMFPHTAHVESIAVFDLA
- a CDS encoding Bax inhibitor-1/YccA family protein, which encodes MNPNLQPTYSPGSTALSAQHRVLRNTYWLLALSMLPTIAGAWLGVQMDFSFFRNSPLIGFMAFMAVAFGFFYAIEKTKNSGWGVLLLLGFTFFMGLMLSRLIGHTLVGFSNGASLIMMAFGGTASVFVVMASIATVSKRDFSNMGKWLFAGVVVLLLASLANVFLQIPALYLAVSVIAITIFSAYILYDVQRIINGGETNYISATLSLYLDVYNIFVNLLSLLGIFGGNRN